ATTTCCGAATTTCATCCGAGAACTTCTTTTCATCCTTCTTTTTCAGGACCGACGCAATGAAGTAAGCGGTGTCGGGGGCTACTTGTTTATTCGACAGAGTAATACTGGTATTCAAAGCCTGCTCGGCATCCGATTCTTTACCGACCTTCAGCAATACCCAGCCCAGCGTGGACCAGGCTTCCGGATTGCGCGACAGGCGATCTTTGTTCACTCCGGCGATTTGAAGTGCACGCTGCTGCTGGGAGGGGGAACTGGTCTGCTCCGCCAGAACCTGAGCCAACTGGTTCGAAGCGAAAAAGTTCGCCGGTTGCGATCTCATCAGGTCTTCGAAAATTTTCTCGGCTTCATCGAGCCGATTTTCGTATCGAGCGAGTAATCCCAAAAGAGATTGCGTTTCCGGGGCCATCGGATCGAGCGTTTTCGCTTGATTAATCGAGATTTTCGCGGCGGCGAGATTACCGGTATCCAGAAGCCAGCCCCCATAGGCCTGATGAACGCGAGCCAGCTTGGGATTTTTCGTGATCGCTTTCTGGAACCACTCCTCGGCCTTGGCCTTATTCGGTTTATTCGCCCACAGCAAGCCCATGGCGACTTCCGGGGGATCGAGAGTGGGGTCTTCGGCCTTGGCCTGGGTCAGTTCGACGAAGGCTTCATCCGCTTTATTCAGATTGAAATAAACTTTGGCCAGTCGCTGCATCAGCGGGGCTGATTTGGGGTCGAGAATTTTCCAGGCCAGATAATGAGTTTTGGCCGATTCCCAGTCTCCTCGATCATCGAATGCCGTCGCCAAGCCTGCATTGGCTTCCTTTTCAAAGATCTTTTTCTGGTCCGAGCTCCATTTGTCCGACTTCGCGAGTGTGAGAGCTGTCTGGCAAGCCAGAATGGTTTCGGTAAATCGGAATTCCGAAAGAGCGATGCTGGCGATTTCCAGGTAGCATTCGGGATGGTTGGGATTTTCTATGACCGCCCGTTCCAGGTTGGTTCGCGCCATCTGAAAAACTTGCAAGCGGGCATTCTGATCGATTTGATTACTGCGAAGAACCGTGAGGAAAAATCGCGCCAGATTCAATCGCGCCGGTGCGATTTTCGGATCTTTCTTCTCGGCATCTTGCAGGAACTTCAGGCATTCATCGAACTGACCTTTGTTGAAGGCTTTCTCCGCCTTGTCGACATCTTCGTTTTTCTTCTCCGCAGTTTTAGTATCCCCCTGAGCGTACAACTGCTGATTCGGGGTGGCGAACCCCGCGAGGGTGATCGTACCCAGAAGAGCCACTCCGACTCGGGAGAGAATAAACGAGCGCATCTATTTCACCTTTTTCATGTTTTCGAGGATTTTGTAGCCGACATCCAGTTCAAATGTTTCCCAGGTCGCCTTCGACATCTTACCGGCGATTTGAAAGTTCTCCCGAGCTTCCGATTTTCTATCCATTTTGAGGTAGGCCATCCCCAAATGAATGTAATAGATCGGCACTTTAGGATTGATTTCGATCAATTGCTTCAGAATCTCACGAGCCTGCTCGGGATGCCCGTTTTCGAGCAGAATTCGGGCAAGAACGTTGCGGGCGCTGGGTGGGAGAGCGTGACGTTCTTCCATTTCCTTCAGTAAACTGGAACTCTGGTCGGCCAGCGCGGGCAGATTCATTCCCCGCAGTTGAAGCCAGGCGCGGCGTTCGATACAGCTAAGATCCTGCGATTCCTTCAGAAGATAGTTGTCGTAGGCCCGTACCGCCTGATCCGCGGCTACGGAATCCCAACCCAGTGTAGTGGATACCGGTTCCGCCTGACGGGCGTAGGCGTCTCCTTTGAGTTTCCAAGCGTTGTTGTAATCGGGCCAACGTTGCAACATCTTTTCCGCTGCCGTAGCCACGTAATCAGTCGCCTCGCCTTCACAGGCCGTCCTCAAGCCCTCATAAATAACATCCGGCTTGGTGGCATCTTCCAGGACCTTATCCAGGAACTTCTGGATGGCCGTGTGAGCAGCGGCTTTATTCAGAGCTCGAATGTAGACATTGATGGCTCCGGCATCCGTCGGAATCTGGTCTTCCACTAGACTCATAGAGGCGATCGCCCGGGAAGATTGGCCTTGATCCAGATAGATGGAAGCCTCCTCTCGTGCGATCCACAAAGTCGCCTTCGACAATTGTTTGAATCGCTGACAAGCTTCCAGAGCAATGTCGTTTCGATTGGCCGCTCGGGCATTCTCGATGAGTAAGGCGATCAGCGTGGGATCGTTGGGTTTTCGTTCGACCGCTTGCTGGATGATCAACAGGCCGGTTTTGGTATCCACAATTCGGACGAGACGAGTCAGCGCGGCCAGCAGTTCGGGTTTATCCTCCCCGCAGGCAGTGATCCCTTTATCGATCAGAGCGATGGCTTCCTTCAATTCCTGTCGGCGAATGTGGATCAGAGCCAGCCCGACGTAGCCGATCGGATTTGATGGCTCGCGCTGCATCACATTCTTCCAGCATCGCTCGACCCGATCTTCCAGTTCCTTTTTGAGCTCGTCGCTCTCCTCGGCATTAAATTTCTTCTGTTGAATCAGTTCGTCCAGAATCGCTAACTGACGAAACTGGCACTTACCGAATTCGGTATAAATGAAGTTGGGAATGTCCTCTTCACCCAGAAAAATCCTGGCCATATTGGAGTATGGAACCCAATAGCCTTTGAGATCGGGATATTGGTCGAAGAATTCGAGGGCGGTGAGGTAGCAGTTGTAATACTGAAGTTTGATGGCCGGGGGCCAGCGGTCCGAAAAGGCCTTCTTTTTGACCTGAAGTAGCATGTCCAACACCATGTAATCCCGCAACCCTTCAAAAGGCATATTCAGATTGCGGTGAAGTTGGATGGCCAGGCAAAGCAAATTGGGATTGGGCGAAGGTGTGGCTTGCTGGGGCGGAGGGAGTGATTTCAGGATCTCCCGAGCCTCTTCTTTATTTCCATTCTGTACGGAATCCTCCGCCAGCAGGCAGATGCACAGCCAATCGCCTTTGGCATAATCGAGTCGCTTTTTGGCTTCGCGACGCATTTCGGGCAGCTTGTTCAACTGCCGGTTTTTCAAGATGCAGTAGATGAGCATCGTCTGATCGTGCGGATCGGCCTCCAGAGTTTCCATGGCCTTCAAGCGGTTGCTTACCCGGGAATCCTCCGAACGGAATTTAGCGAGCTTTTCTAAAGTACTCTTCATCTTGTCCGTGTCGAGGGTCAGAGCCGCGACTTCAAACTCCCGCCAGGATTCCATGGCTTCGTTTGAGTGCATCTCCCCGCGGACTTCTTTCAAGCCGTAGTAGCCAACGAAAGTCAAAACTCCGGCGAAAAGAATCAGAACGAGGGAAATACCGCGCCGGGAAAGCCCGAATCGGTGGGCAAATTCGACGGGCATTTCTTCGAATTGGTATCTCAGCGCATTCCATGGGGAGAGGACGATGGAAGTGAGAATAGGAGGGGAAGCAGTTTCTCGGTATGCACTCATGGTGTAATGGCGTGGATTGAGAATTTCCCACTATTTAGAGCAGTGGAAATCTCCCTCTATTCTACCTGCCGCACTTCGGTCAGCCCAATAAATTGCGCCAGAAAATGAGAGCCAGGATCGCTACAACCGGAAATTGACCTACTTGCCGGCTCCCAATTCCTGGATCTTCCCCCAAAGTTCCTCGGAAACGGGCATGACACTGAGTCGACCGATCCGTACCAGTTCCCAGTTCGCGAAAATCGGATCGGCTTTGATGGTCTCCAAGGTTACCGGCACGCTCAAGCGACGTTGCGGCTTCACTTCCACCATGACGCTCTTCTGGTCGCCGGCCTCCGGATCTTCCGTCGGACCTCGGCTGACCACCATCTCCCCCACGATCTGCTTCTCTTTTCCGGTGTGATACAGCAGAACCTGGTCCCCCTTGGCCACGCTCCGAAGATGTTTTCGAGCCAGCGCGTTCGTGACGCCGGTCCACCAGGTTTTCTTGTCGTGGAGCAGTTGATCGTAGCTGTACTCTTCCGGTTCCGATTTGAACAACCAGTAAGCCATGTAAACTCCTAGCGCGAGTGAATGCTAGTCCTTTTCGAACATCGGTTTAAGAATGTCGATGACGTTGGAAAAATCATCCGTCCATAGAGGAGTACTCGGGCCAAAACGGGTGGGGATCCAGGGGCTTCTGCGCAGCTCCTTAAGGTCTTCGACATTCCGGAGGACGATGACCCACTGACAGGGAAACTGCCCCTTTTGAAGATCCGAATCTCCCTGATTGTCGCGCACTTCCAAAGGTGGATCGAAGCTCGAGCCAATTTTTGCGAGTACTGGCGGCAAATCGAGATAGCGATTAGACACGTGGAACAGAAGCATGCCGCCCGGCGCCAATTTCGACAAATACATCTCGACTGCTTCCCGGGTGATCAGATGAATCGGTATGGAATCGGAAGAGAAGGCATCGAGGATCAAAAGGTCAAATTTTCCATCCGGTTCTTCCTTCAGACGCAGTCGGGCATCGCCGACGTGGAAAGTCTGGGAGTTCGCCGGAGAATTTTTGATGAAGTGGAAATATTTCTCATTCTGAGCGATTTGAATCACTGCCGGATCGAGTTCGTACAGAATCCAATCCTCATTGGGCTTGGCGTAGCTTAGCATTGAGCCGATCCCCAAACCGACCACGCCGACCGTCTTGATCGGTTGGCTGACATCACTCCTTCGCCAGCGCAACATAACGCTTCCAGCAGGTCCGCGCGGATGGTAGTAGGTCAGAGGTTCATTTATCCGAGCCGGGTCGAGCCACTCCTGGCCATGGATTGTTCGACCGTGCACCAGACGGATGAACGGATAATCGGGATCCAGAGTGACCTTCAAAACTCCCAGATAATTTCGTTCGCGGAGCAGCACATTTCCAGTGGCGCCGGCATCGAAGGCGCTCAGGGCGGATACTACCAGCAGCGCCAGCATAAACCGGAGGGGCCGATCCACCAGTGTGAAAATATAGATCATCGGCAAGCCGTAGAGCAAGGCTCCTCGGAGACTCACCAGGGGGAGGCCGGACGATTCGTGCAGGGAATGGATAATACTCTGTATGGCAGCCAGTTTCAGCAGGGCCATGATTGCACCGATAGCCACAGCAAGGGCAGTCGGAATCAGCACATCTTTCCAATCGAATTTTGCCGTTTCCGGCGTTGGGCGGATCCGACTCGCGAGGATCAGCATCATGGGATATTCGATCAAGCCTAAGCGCTGGAAAATGAATGGAGCGAGGAGGGCGTTGAAAGCACTGCCGAGCACTCCGCCAAGCGCAATCCACAGAAAGTAGGCAGTTAAATGATCCGGCGTCGGCCGGTCTTTCGCTAATACGCCGTGACATAAGAGGCAGATCAAAAAAAATGTGATGAGATGAATGCCCAGAACGACAAAAACCGGATCGGCGGCTTCGATTAATAGGACAAAAAATAACGCAAGGATAGAGATCGATGTGGCCGTGGAAACGAATTTGAGTGGGACTCGAATTATTGAACTGAAAGCCCAAATAAAAGACAGGAAGTAGAGACCCAGGGGAGCCATCCAGAGCAGGGGCATGGAGGCAATGTCGGTGGTAATGCAGGTCGTCACGCCTTGCAACAGACTGGAAGGAAGGAAAGCCAACCCAATCCAGCGAAGTATCCGGGACGTCGTCAGAGGTTCCGATTTTTCCGGGACGGCTTCTGTGGCATGCGTTTTTCCTCCCGCAAAGATACCGCAAAAGAGAATCAGCCCAATCAAAATGTAAAAGGCATACCGCCAGGTCTCGGCTTGTTCCGCCAGTCGCAGTTTCGGTTCTATCCACAGCGGATAAGCGATGAGTAGGGCCAGGCTTCCCAGGTTACTGGCCGCGTACAGAAAGTAAGGATCGTTCGCAGAGGAATGATCCGTCTGGCTAAACCAGCGTTGCAACAGCGGGGCAGTCGTCGAAACCGCAAAAAAGGCCGGTCCCACTCCAAAGAAAAGTGTTTTCAGCAACCACAGAATGGGAGACTCGTTTTCGGACGGCGACTGGTTTTGGAGCGAAATCGGAACGGTCATCGCCGCCACTACCAGGACAACGAGATGAAGAATCATCTGACGGTTGGCCGGTACGTTCCGAGTCATAAAGTGGCTGTAGAGGTACCCCAGAAGCAGAACGGCCTGAAAGAAGACCAGACAGGTGTTCCAGACCGCCGGGGACCCGCCTACCGAGGGCAGTAACATCCGGCCCACGAGCGGTTGGATGGCCATTAAGAGACCAGCACTTACCAGCAGAGTGAGGGAGTAGAGAATCGGCGCCACGAAGGTCCCCTGAGTTTAGACGGAAATCGGCTGCTTCAGAAATCCGCTTGCCTCGCGTACCTGTTCCATGGTAGCGATCGCTTCCGCACGAGCTTTCCGGGCCGATGTCCGGAGGACATCTTCCACATAATCGGGCCGGGACGCTAGCTCTTTTCGCTTTTCCCGGAATGGACCGAAGTAGCCATTAACCTTCTCGAGCAGCATCTTTTTCGAGTCGCCGTAGCCGAGGCCTCCCGCCCGGTAGCGGTTGGCCAGTTCGGCAATTTCAGTTTCGTACGCGAACAGGCTGAAAAGGGTGAAAATCGTATCGTTTTCCGGGTTCTTGGGAGCTTCGACCGGAGTGGAATCTGTGACAATTCCCATGATGGTCTTCTTAAGCGGATTCCCTTCGGCGAAAATTTCGATGGTGTTCCCGTAAGATTTGCTCATTTTCTGGCCGTCGACTCCGGGAACTTTAGCCCCGACGTCCAGGCGATGCTCTGGCAGCGGAAAAACTTCCTTCCCGTACGCTCGATGGAACTTCTCGGCCAGATCGCGGGTAATTTCGATGTGCTGCACCTGATCCTGGCCTACAGGCACCAGATTGGATCGGTAGATCAGAATATCGGCCGCCATCAGAACCGGATAAGTGAACAGGCCGATACTGGCTTCGATACCCTTGGCAATTTTATCCTTGTAGGAATGGGCTTTTTCCATCAGGCTCATGTTGGAAACCGTGCCGAGAATCCAGGCCAGCTCGCAAACCTCTGGCACGTCCGATTGCCGGAAGAGCAGGGCTTTGGAAGGGTCGAGGCCGAGAGCGAGATAGTCCAGCGCAACGTCCCGAACATGTTCCAGACGCGTTTTGGCGTTCTGAATAGTTGTCATCGAGTGGTAATCGGCAATGAAGTAGAAGCATTCCCCCTCATTTTGAAGAGCGATATGCTGGCGAATGGCACCAAAATAGTTGCCGATATGCAATTTGCCGGACGGCTGGACGCCGCTGAGTATGCGTTTCAATTTCATGAGATCGATATTCCCTGTTTTCAAACGAAATGTTAGATTAGTCGCGATTCTCCCGGAAACAACGGAAGGACAAGCTATGGATGGCCCGGTTCGCGACGATCGCATGTTCAAGATGGAAACCATCTTGCTGGATGCGCTGAAGGTCGCACTAGCGAATCCGCAGGAACATCGCCTGTTCCGATCAGGAAAACTCGATGGACTTTTCCCATCCAAAATGGGACTGTCCCTGGAGGCGTCCAACCACGCTCTGCGCAATGAATTGCTCGAAATTACCCGCACCGAAGCACGCGGGCCCATTAGCCTGGAATGGGTTCGAATAACGCCGCGCGGTGTGGAATTCGTTTATTCCCACGATGCTCCCCGGGCCGTGCTGGGGGAGATTCGTAACGTCCTGATCTCCGCCAAGTCGGGGGTACCGGGCCTGGTCGCCGATATGCGAAATAAGCTCGAAGCAATTTCGCAAAAATTTTCCCAAGAAATTGAAAGTTATGTGAGTCGGCTCGATTCTCTGACGGCCCGCGTGGAAGAGACGATTCGGCGGATGGATGCGACGGGGCCGTTGCTGGCCGATCCTCTTCAGGCGCTGATTCCCTGGGGCTACGATGCCCTCGCTTATCTGGAACAGCGCAAGCAGATGACCGGCAATTCGGTCTGTCCGATGCCGGAACTCTTCGATGCCATCCATCCCAAGCACCCGAGCCTGACTATTCCCGCTTTTCACGATGGGCTTAGACGCCTCGCTGATAACCGGGCTCTGAGAATGCACCCGGCTCGCGAAATTCCGAAACCGGAGTTTGCGCTGCTGGACGGCTCCCGGATGCTTTACAGTCTCGAGCGTTGAGAGAAATTGCCCGCTTTACTCTACCTGACCGTCTTCCCTAAATTTTCGGTCGGGCTTTTCCTGCAATTCCCCTCAAACTTGCCCAAATCCACGTCAAATTCTCTTTTAGGGTCTTGTAACCTCTGTGTATGATGGGAATTAGCGAGAAATGCCATTGACGACCTGAATACAAGCGTTATAAGCACCCGCAGCCGAAGGGGGATATTGCATCCTCCACGTAGGTTACCATTTGCATAGAAGGATACTGCCGTGTCCTGTGGGGGACCGTATCGGGGGATTCGGTCGGCAGTTTATCGGGAGGTTTCGACATGCGACCCGTAGGTATTATTTTTGTTTTTCTGAACTTGATACTCTCCATTGCTACCTGCGCG
The genomic region above belongs to Telmatocola sphagniphila and contains:
- a CDS encoding tetratricopeptide repeat protein is translated as MRSFILSRVGVALLGTITLAGFATPNQQLYAQGDTKTAEKKNEDVDKAEKAFNKGQFDECLKFLQDAEKKDPKIAPARLNLARFFLTVLRSNQIDQNARLQVFQMARTNLERAVIENPNHPECYLEIASIALSEFRFTETILACQTALTLAKSDKWSSDQKKIFEKEANAGLATAFDDRGDWESAKTHYLAWKILDPKSAPLMQRLAKVYFNLNKADEAFVELTQAKAEDPTLDPPEVAMGLLWANKPNKAKAEEWFQKAITKNPKLARVHQAYGGWLLDTGNLAAAKISINQAKTLDPMAPETQSLLGLLARYENRLDEAEKIFEDLMRSQPANFFASNQLAQVLAEQTSSPSQQQRALQIAGVNKDRLSRNPEAWSTLGWVLLKVGKESDAEQALNTSITLSNKQVAPDTAYFIASVLKKKDEKKFSDEIRKYLEGAIAAESAFIHRADAVRMLTDLNSRYPKKEEPKDSKKEPEGEKKK
- a CDS encoding tetratricopeptide repeat protein translates to MPVEFAHRFGLSRRGISLVLILFAGVLTFVGYYGLKEVRGEMHSNEAMESWREFEVAALTLDTDKMKSTLEKLAKFRSEDSRVSNRLKAMETLEADPHDQTMLIYCILKNRQLNKLPEMRREAKKRLDYAKGDWLCICLLAEDSVQNGNKEEAREILKSLPPPQQATPSPNPNLLCLAIQLHRNLNMPFEGLRDYMVLDMLLQVKKKAFSDRWPPAIKLQYYNCYLTALEFFDQYPDLKGYWVPYSNMARIFLGEEDIPNFIYTEFGKCQFRQLAILDELIQQKKFNAEESDELKKELEDRVERCWKNVMQREPSNPIGYVGLALIHIRRQELKEAIALIDKGITACGEDKPELLAALTRLVRIVDTKTGLLIIQQAVERKPNDPTLIALLIENARAANRNDIALEACQRFKQLSKATLWIAREEASIYLDQGQSSRAIASMSLVEDQIPTDAGAINVYIRALNKAAAHTAIQKFLDKVLEDATKPDVIYEGLRTACEGEATDYVATAAEKMLQRWPDYNNAWKLKGDAYARQAEPVSTTLGWDSVAADQAVRAYDNYLLKESQDLSCIERRAWLQLRGMNLPALADQSSSLLKEMEERHALPPSARNVLARILLENGHPEQAREILKQLIEINPKVPIYYIHLGMAYLKMDRKSEARENFQIAGKMSKATWETFELDVGYKILENMKKVK
- a CDS encoding EVE domain-containing protein; this encodes MAYWLFKSEPEEYSYDQLLHDKKTWWTGVTNALARKHLRSVAKGDQVLLYHTGKEKQIVGEMVVSRGPTEDPEAGDQKSVMVEVKPQRRLSVPVTLETIKADPIFANWELVRIGRLSVMPVSEELWGKIQELGAGK
- a CDS encoding fused MFS/spermidine synthase encodes the protein MAPILYSLTLLVSAGLLMAIQPLVGRMLLPSVGGSPAVWNTCLVFFQAVLLLGYLYSHFMTRNVPANRQMILHLVVLVVAAMTVPISLQNQSPSENESPILWLLKTLFFGVGPAFFAVSTTAPLLQRWFSQTDHSSANDPYFLYAASNLGSLALLIAYPLWIEPKLRLAEQAETWRYAFYILIGLILFCGIFAGGKTHATEAVPEKSEPLTTSRILRWIGLAFLPSSLLQGVTTCITTDIASMPLLWMAPLGLYFLSFIWAFSSIIRVPLKFVSTATSISILALFFVLLIEAADPVFVVLGIHLITFFLICLLCHGVLAKDRPTPDHLTAYFLWIALGGVLGSAFNALLAPFIFQRLGLIEYPMMLILASRIRPTPETAKFDWKDVLIPTALAVAIGAIMALLKLAAIQSIIHSLHESSGLPLVSLRGALLYGLPMIYIFTLVDRPLRFMLALLVVSALSAFDAGATGNVLLRERNYLGVLKVTLDPDYPFIRLVHGRTIHGQEWLDPARINEPLTYYHPRGPAGSVMLRWRRSDVSQPIKTVGVVGLGIGSMLSYAKPNEDWILYELDPAVIQIAQNEKYFHFIKNSPANSQTFHVGDARLRLKEEPDGKFDLLILDAFSSDSIPIHLITREAVEMYLSKLAPGGMLLFHVSNRYLDLPPVLAKIGSSFDPPLEVRDNQGDSDLQKGQFPCQWVIVLRNVEDLKELRRSPWIPTRFGPSTPLWTDDFSNVIDILKPMFEKD
- the trpS gene encoding tryptophan--tRNA ligase encodes the protein MKLKRILSGVQPSGKLHIGNYFGAIRQHIALQNEGECFYFIADYHSMTTIQNAKTRLEHVRDVALDYLALGLDPSKALLFRQSDVPEVCELAWILGTVSNMSLMEKAHSYKDKIAKGIEASIGLFTYPVLMAADILIYRSNLVPVGQDQVQHIEITRDLAEKFHRAYGKEVFPLPEHRLDVGAKVPGVDGQKMSKSYGNTIEIFAEGNPLKKTIMGIVTDSTPVEAPKNPENDTIFTLFSLFAYETEIAELANRYRAGGLGYGDSKKMLLEKVNGYFGPFREKRKELASRPDYVEDVLRTSARKARAEAIATMEQVREASGFLKQPISV